DNA from Artemia franciscana chromosome 8, ASM3288406v1, whole genome shotgun sequence:
attgggaaaacgatttCTAATTTCTAGCGATAACGATTTCTTAATAGCgataactatttctaatttaagctggtcccgtccctgatatgcctgccaaatttcatcgtcctagcttacctggaagtgcctaaagtagcaaaactgggaccaacagacagacagaccgacagaattggcgattgctatatgtcacttggttaataccaagtgccataaaaactcatagctaaattcttcaaaaatttaacaatACGATATGTATTGTAGGTGACGACGGCAGTAcacacaaaaagaagaaaacaagatAATTACCTTCTCTATTTTCGGTTGACAATTCCATAGGCTCATCTGCAAgctcatttttaatattaatttcttcATCCATACTGTACTCCTCATTCTTCTCACTGTCAAGATGACCTTCTTTGGGTACTGGGTTAAAACAGGCAGTTTCAAGGTCAGACTgactgttttcagtaaattcaTCTTCACATTCTAGATGCAATCTGGAGACTTCAGGTACCTTTTTGCTCATGTCTAAAGGACAATCAGCTGCCTCATTCTCGGCCAAACTATCAGGTATAGTTGTGTGGGTTGACTGCATGTGTATTTCACCCTTgatgaagaaagaaaatataacatTTGTAGATTTTCGCTCTTACAGAattagaaaaatactaaaagtgTGGATCGGGGCATATAGTGAATAAAGTTTACGGTTTATATGTAAAAAGAAATAGCACTCAAGCGAAAGAAGTAAAGGTAAAACATTTCGAGGCATCAAAAATTCAGAAGTGGCAAGCAAAGAAAGAAGCAGCAGAACCGATAGGGCAAGCCTTAAAagaatgtattactttttaaGTGGgcgaaaaagaaaagttttaaggTAGATTTTTACGAGCTGATAATTCGAATCTTGAGGAAGAAAACACATTTATTGGTAACGTAAGAAAAATAAGTGTCCATACTCAAACTCATTATGTGGGTGCAGATACGAAAGATCGTTTTAATTCATGTTTGAGTTATGAGAATAACTGGCAGGTACAGGGAGCTATGAGTCATGGTCATGAGATTCTATAGGATGGCTAATAATGGGGAAACTCCTAATAGCAAGTGTAGAGCacatcaaattttttctttttttattacttggTGTTAAGTATCATTGTTTGTGGTCTTTGCTTACAATAAATACTATTTCCGAATTATATAAAAGCGTATTAAATCTCACTCCACTTGCACAGAAGTTCTCCACGAGTTCTCCACGTACATCAAAAAGGAAGGGATGAATTCTCAAGACCAAAAAATtactatgtacgagaataacactgctgcggttaaggtaggaaatgaggttaacaGCTGGTTTCGTATCAAATTACGAGTTAAGGAGGGTTGTGTTCTTTCCCCCTTTATCTGGATCATGTGATATAGTTTGTCTtcaggagcacaggaaaggcaatgggagaccacggaattaAATGGGAGGAAAGACTCTCCTGGACttcgattatgctgatgatttaagcatcttagatgaaagtgagagcaaaataaatgaccttttagaaattttgcgagttcagggtgttaGAACAGATTTGAACATTAATGTTAAGAACgttaagtcactaaggctaggaataagtgaagatgaaaaactgatgttgggtaacgaaaagattgatcaggtggacagcttcgtTGACCTTGGTAGcgttattagtaaagacggtgggagcagcgaagatgctaaaagtagaatagccaaggctcagggagtttttttcacagttaaaaaaaaaaaaaaattgaagaataagaagataagcctgcaaaccaagattagaatatcagAAGCAACGGTGATGGTCAAATATGACTCTGAAGCGAAGGCAcaccgaaaagcggatgaagatttgctagatattttctagagaaattgccaaccGATTATTCTGGGGACCCAGCTGacgaccgtatttcaaacagcaggttgtgcaaaataattgttcaatcccgcttgctagggctataatgagagaaaggatgtGATGGCTAGGGcgcattctgcggatgaaggatgacagattgccgaaggttGTCCTTTTAGGGCAATCATCTAGGGGTAAACGGAAAGCAGGACGACCGTGGGATGGGAGGATGCCATAACGAAAGGTTTAAAGCAAAggggagcttcctgggaggttgtagAGAAAGAGGCTTTGAAATAATGGAGTGTGCGTAGCTATGCTGGTcttaggcagcttggtgctaccgtgaattgttagtagcagcagtaaaaattaaggtttttagttccgaacttttttttcagtttcaggCTCCTCCTTTCGAAAACATGCAAGAAAATTCCAAAACTTTTGGTAATGCGCATCTAAACAGGACTTATAATTACGAAGCAtgtaaatattcaattttaggTCAACTTTCAAGGTAAGCCTActatactgttttctttttcctctcaTGTATCGGACGCAACCTCAAGTATTGTCCATAGTAAAGAGCACAAGCCAccaatatattaattattttctttccagAGCCGTTTCATATGAAGTGACGATCGCACAGACTTTGGATGAAGCTAGTTGAAAATCAGAAGTGCTAGTgcatttttttaagagtcaagagtggCCAGGAAACCAACCACCCTTACTGGCCCTCTAAACAGTACCCTATACCCTTCTAAGACGTTTGATcgcaattttgagatagacattttgtgtaaaaaaatttaaaggtccaataaaatCAAGGGTAAGCCTTCAAGCATGACATGGCCTCGACAGGCCTTGGGGCAAGGCCCATAGATAATGAATGTTGGCAATTATTCAAACACATAACTTATAGTGAAAAGCGGggatttttcttcaatatctgACATTTTCCAATTCATTAtcaacattttataaaaataaaaaaataaataaaaacacaaaactgtATTTATATCTacttttgttacatttttactagtcagaaaaaaaactcggggggggggtcaaccaGGTGTtcaaaaagttccaaagctgtcAGTAGTAGAACTCCAACAGCTGCCGTAATGTAACTAGCCATAAATATCACAATCGATAATTTTAAATGTACCATTTTATCAAAAGTACTGCATCATATTTACCCTAATACCGCTAGTGCAGAACAGTATTCAAAGTCTgaagtatattatatatagctTACTAATCTTTCTTTATGGATGGAGTTGTACACTCCAATGCTAAtggtattataaaaaataatgcataCCCAACGGCATGCTTGATACTCATTGATCACTATACTACAACTATAAAAAGCACCATTTAATTTTCTGAGAGAACAGTATTGATTGGCAGTCTGGCAGTCACAAGCATTATGAAGCTGGTATATTAGTTTTGACCTAATCTAATcccaaaaacaaacaggaaaTTGCTGTTACATTTTAGTGTGGCTGTTTTAGGCTACTAATCTTCTATGTTCCAGCTTACTCATTACCTGCTTTAACTGTATGTACACCTTGATAGCTACCAtcccttttaagattctttTAACTGACGAATAAAAAGTTTGGAGAGAATTGGGCTATTTTTGcgggattttgaaaaatatttactttcagttgaagagaaGTAGAATATGCTAAACTTGTCCACAAGGACACAACGACTTAAAAGTAAACTTTCAAATAGCGACATTGATACTCAATGAGCTTTTAGtttgaacaagttttaaaaaacagcATCACAAGAAGAGATACATCTCTTCTTGCAGAGGAGAGAAGAGATAACTACATCCCGTGAGAAGAGATACTTCAGAAAGAATAGATGATAGTATATTAGTGAGAAGTAATATATAATGTGAGATATATAAGATGATAGTAATAGCGAGAAGatatagcaaaaaaagaatatcaaaaacgaaaacagctcttttttgttttgcagttgctctttttggagttttggttccTACTGAGTCgaattacttacagttcattatcacaaactgtttgaacaaGCTTCAAACACAGATATTCGGTAGAAGAGTGAGAAATAAAAACCAACcgtttgtaaaataaaaagaaaaaagtctgaaaataatataaactttACAAGAAAACAACATGGAAATAATAACTGAATTTTTACTTTGGGctataatatacaattttttatgGATCATGTTTTGGGGTCGCTTGTgttttaatcaaatattcccTGAATTTGAATACAATTTACGGCTTAATTTTGTCTCATTAATAGGGACAGACGGGAGGGGCTGAAATTTTTACGGTAAGAAGATTATATTTAGGAAAGATTTTGAATGGCAAATTCAATTCTaccataattatttttatttctattgtttttatctCAGGATTAGCCTTCATACATGGTTAAGAATTGCTCAACCATTAAAAGTAGTGGAGGTAAGCATATGTACTTAAAAAATTCCAATGCCGTAATCTGAGCAAAATACCTATTCCGTAAAATTTCATTCACTTACTTAACAATTTTCCTAGATCATAAAATGATCCCAGACTGCAGTTGACCCACTCAATCAAGCACGGACGGTCGTCAAAAATATTGCACGGAGAGGGCACCAGAGTATCAATAGTgaggggaggaggaggaggggaATATGACTGAAGATAAAAGGTtacatgcaaaataaaattcttaaggaaaaaagaaaagtacttAATTTTTACAAACCAAATGAAGCAAAATTCAACACATTTTTAAATGGTGAAGATGCCTCGCAAAAAGATCAATTCCTTTAATTAGTACTTATGTATTACACATTGGATGGGGGGCCTAACCTATACTACCTAcaccccccccaatgtgcaaatatatagcctaaattatatgatcacaatgtattctgtcacccgcCACTTGTTTTCCGCTGAGCGTAAGCTAATTGTTTCTAATACAGACATAtcaaaccggtttgttctcaagttttacacagcgtattgttattattattctatgtatttattcatttattccGTTTTCATTCATATGTAATATTTGAAGATTGTCCCAATAGGATTCTTTCGAGTCTAGAGATCATCTAGAGCTTATTTCAAGAGCCATCTTAAACcttgatttcaaatttaacGAAGCTTGCGCAATAACTATGTTGAATACAAACGACCAGgagttacttaaaaaaaaaaaaaatttcaaaagaaaagtaaagagctaagcTATATTAAAACCTAACCCCAAGCATATATAAAGCCCTGTAccaattcaaactttaaaaaacaagaaattgcATCCGACAAAGGAAGGcaaaccaaaacgaacagaaattaaaaaaataataacattaaaCATTCAGATAACAGATACTAGTACGGATAAATAAGTAAgcttaaaacgagtagaaactaaaatgaatcatcaattcaaacttaaaatgaacagaaattactacaaagaGGAGAAGGGTTACTGAACCTTACACAGTTAAAAACacagttaaaacaaaacaaattaaacacGTTAAACCACACAGTTAAAATACATTTAGTTTTCGATAAAACATAAATGCCACAATAGCCTTTCGAACGTTTAGGGGCGTCAGAGGGGGGAGTAACCCTACTcttgttattgttattataatttaactaaagtttgacttcattattcattttagtttctacTCGTTTTAGGGTTATTTATCTACCTTTATCATTCTCCGTTATAAAGATTGAtgagattatttattttaatttctgtttaaatgGATGTCGAATggataaatttaaattgataGAAGGATTTACTTTATTCGTTGATAGTAATATCGGGTTgcctaaagtttaaattattatgtTACCTTATTTCTGCTtggcttaagttttaatattgctatttacttttctttaaaaaaaatcttttttatattttttttacataatcaAACCGTTTGTGGTACACGCtcaaaagtaactgaaactctaaaaaacggaattttggtaccaatagatagatatatatatatatatatatatatatatatatatatatatatatatatatatataaagtggcttattatgctgattccaaatatagaagtttcattaatttaatgttaattttagttcaaaaaagGGCGGAACCACCCCTTAAaggtcaaagaatcttaataaaatcacatcatcatattcagcatatcagagaactctgttgtagaggtttcaacctcctatataccaaaatgaggatttttttaatttttccctgaagaaagatcatggatgcgtgtatatttgcttgtttttcaggaatgatcgcgtcgacccagtggtcctagaattttagtagaggggctcattcaaacgaaaacaAGAAGTTCCAGcgcccttattaagtgaccaaaaagattggagggcagctatgCCCCTCCCTTGCccctattttcccaaaatcttccgatcaaaattttgagatagccattttgttcgtcagagttgaaaggcccaataactatacctttggatataacatgacaCTCACATCCCAGGGGAAAGGTCCTTAGGCTATgcaatttttccattgtttcagcatagtatttgttattgagaagtatggATATATTTTCAggtgggaaggggggggggacaatttTTCGCTTgcggttttttttcacgggTAATTTTACAAGGAGAGGCCTGTTTTTagggttgaaattttcaggggaaatattacagtgggggaatttgccataattcctatagaaattttttaatgtgtcttgctttctcttttccgtctcaatttttcGTATGAAAATGTTAAGGGTAAATTTTTCACCGGGACTGAATTATCTAGGGAATATTGCTGTCGAtagggggatttctccgtggaggtgcatccagatttcctggcattatttaaaaaatgatcacaaattaaatagaaaaacaagtttttttccaactgaaagtaaggagcaacattaaaacttaaaatgaacagaaattattacgtatatgaagggggttgtccccttctcgacacctcactgtttacgctaaagtctgaattctgtcccaattcttaaaaaacaactcctgaaacacaagggtcgttaattagaacaataagaagcttttttaaaaatacaaaaaaaactttagcgtaagagcgaggtgttgaggaggggaaaacctccttcaaatacgtaatattttatgtttgttttaagttttaatgttgctccttactttcggtcaaaaaaaccttttttattattttattctataaGGAGCTACCTGATAACTACCCTTGAAGCCAGTGATCTATGTAACCATCACCAGAGGCGTTCTCCAGGCTACATACGTGAAGACTGACAAGCACTCAtcttccaatgttttttttcttttttggctaaacttATAGAAgaagccaattaaaaaaaaaaaaaaactttaaaaaataaaaaatagaaaatcgaagcgaaaaataaaatattttcctttgatgAAAAAAACGCAAGCATAAAAATGAGTGAAAATATCCAACTCTTACAGACCCTCAGACTAAAGTAGCTGACACAGGGCAGATGATACAGCCTATTATTATCTTGCTAGTCAAATAAAGTTTCTTAAAACGGTAGCTTCCATTTGTACACTACGTTACGTACATTACTCCACGTTGAAAAATGGTAACTGATAAACACTCTCTTGGTTCGCAACAATGCTATCCTTTGTGAAAAATATTACTGATTGGCCAAACGTTAAGACTTTTCCAATTACATAAAGCTCATTCGTACACTAGAAACTATATTATAAGCCTGGAAAacacaatactaaaaaaacagagggggaaggggtatggAGGTCTTCCTACCTATGGTTATTCTGAAGGTTATCTTCATGCtaagtaatttaaatattaactaCTATGATTGAAGGCATAGATACTTTGAAGTATTACCCATTTTGTGGAGTTACTAGATGCAGTAGCAGGGCTCCTTGAAGGATAAATcagtattagttttttttttactatctaaGACTAGCAATGGTAACTTAAAATAGACATTACCAATTATAATGAAATGTctgagagggggggggatattttgtGGGAATTATGAAGGAAAAGAATAAAAGCCACCGTAGTAACTTCTTAAATTAGGACATAGCAaggaaaaacaagctaaaactAGCAATTATACCCTAGGGTAGCTTCTAAGACTTTGATAAGATAATTGCATAGACAGAGGCCTAGAAAGGGTAGTAGCGGACAAAGTATCGAGGACCCGAGTGTCAATGGAGTATACAGTGTAAATTTAAAGTATAAATTTCGCCTTTGCTTGGATGCAATCTGTAAGGTGTGTCACTAGTCCTGGACTAGAGAAAATTATCACCAGTATTGAGTAAAGAaacagtttatttaaaaaataactccCTTGTCCTAATATTGATCTGAATAATCTGGTATTAACAGTTTGATTGCAGCTATGGTGCTGCAGAGctctcaaaaattattttcattttgtaaagttattgatatttctaaattcTTTTAAAGCCGTAAGTGCATTAACACAAATTTGATGCCAAAACCACTAGTGACGAACATTTTCCCCCACTTGGTCTGGATTCACAGTTCTAGTCTAGCCAATTCTTGTTTTCTCAAGAATATTAGTCTGGCAGCTTAGTCTAGTAAGCTCAATCAGAAGTCCTTCATATAGGAATTAAGCTAATTTCccattcaaatttttaaaatccaatAACAATAGCTTTAATAATTAGGACATGCCCAGCACAGGTCCCTAGCCCAAATGCCCAAAATAGCCTCTGAAAGATGAATCAATGCTTCTCGCCCAAAAGAACAACCTCCCAAGCATTGGCAGGAAGACTTCTGTGACTGATCTTTTCCAGTATTGCTCAAGACAGCGAAAAACAGATAGGTACACCAAAAATGGTGTCATTATGCCATGAGAGAAGAATCCCCGAGTTGGCCAACCTGCCTGGATTGGGTTTTGACGCAAAAGTGCACAGTAATAATAGGACAGAAATATGCAGACGATTAATTATGTTAATTCCTTTAATAGGTCCTACAAGGACACTCATGGGTGATTATCTTTTTCTATAGAAAACATAAGCTTTCAAGAAGTCAAAGCCAAATAGATTGTTTCCTCCTGAACAAGGGTAGGTCACATGGAATCACCAAGACATTTCAATTGAAACCAGAATCTGCACAATACCTGAGTACACAAAGGGGGAGCCTCTctcaccaaaaaaaaacgacaCCCAACAATAcactttcttgttttttactcCTTCCCATCTAGACAATTATCTGACCTCCTTGCTCCCAACAGATCAGACCTGTATACAACTATATATGAGTAAACAACATTTTGAACTGTTGGTACAGACAGATCAGAGCCTTAGAGGAGAATGGAGATGTTTGTATAGGGTCGGGGATGGGAAACTGTGGGTTAATCcggctacaaaaaaaaatgctgcaaAACCCAGTGAAGTTTGGAATGCTACATGAACGAAAGCCGTAATTCcacctagggggggggggtcattgaAAGAACCACTGAAGATTTTCCAAAGAATACTTCATGAAAAACTGGgacttttggcaaaaaaatgcacTTTCTGTAATATTAGACTAGTCCAGGAAGGATTCTCGTTATTCCATTCCCAAAAGATGAAAGTTGTGTAGCCTACATATATGCTCAAGATATATTGTTGTTAGAAATAACTACCAATAAAAATGGCAAATAAATttttgcatatggtaaaaaaaagaaaagaaaaataatacctCATGAGCTGCTTCAGGTTTCTCAAATACAGCTTTTTGCCTATTGCTTGCAGTAACAATCATTTCACTTTTAAGCATAGAATTGGCAACTGTACAGAGCCTGCGTTTTTGTCTAGAATCATAAGAAGACAAAAACTTATTGGGTGCAATTCCAGACTGACTGAGATCAACTACAGATGGTCGAACTTGCCACTGTGAATACATTGACAAAAGCGGATCTGTTTCTTGAATCACATACATTGGTTGAGGTTTAGAGAGGCAGCAAAAATAGACTTTAGTTGAACACTTAAGACCTAGCGTTGTATATGAATAGCCATTTAGAAAAGTCTGGTTATAAGCTTTGCTAGGCCTTGGAGTATCAGGAGATATTAGAATATGTCCTCCTTCTTGGAACCTAGGCACTCCTTCTGGGTCCATACCAGACAtacacatttttttcctttgaaaactCCCTGTTTTTAAAGACAAGCTTGTAGGTcttgagaatttttttattccttcacTAACAGATGCATCACTGTCTTTCTTTTCTGTCACAAAGGCACGGGATTTGGTAGGTGAAATCAAATATGGCACTGAGTCAATGGTATAATTATGAAATTTAAGCTCTCTTGCAACACGTGGTGAGTCGTCTCTCCgactttttttctcttccttgCAGGAGGGCACTTGAGTGAACTGGTTGCTTGACAAAAGTGAAAGACCTCTTGacattacttcattttttctggcACTAAGATCTACCACTGATTCCAAATGCTTAGGCACTTCACAAAATGTTGTACTTGCACTTAATGTCTGAGGACTTTTAAACGAGAGAGAAGTAGAAAAAGCCGAAGGATTGTCTCTAGGGTCCCCTGAAAGTTTTTCCTGGCTAAAATTCAAAGGTACCAGAGGAGTTTGAAGTTTAAAACCAGAGGAAGTATTTTTCATCAAGTTATTAATGCTGAAATCAGAAACTAGACGTTTGACGACCTGCGTTTCAGAACTATTTTGTACTAATTGTTTACTTTCAAAATTATCATTAGTCAATATCCCATCAACTCTTTGTACTTTCGGCCGAATTAAAACTTGATGCTGTAAGAGACCCTCTGATACACATCTTTTTCTATGGCTTTCAGAAGCAGCCTCAGAAGCATGAGAAGGATCTTCTCTTTGAACCGAAGTGTC
Protein-coding regions in this window:
- the LOC136030199 gene encoding uncharacterized protein LOC136030199; the encoded protein is MAAPVTTKMSENNNEIADSSYVHKKFKKIVSLPDKEHSEQYDSSQTDHVKPPRKRSSNSFSFETFNHQRECLSQESISPVCSIYDPETRSMGSSIQQCDTVDSICLKTQDYGIRFGIRDIIDTSVQREDPSHASEAASESHRKRCVSEGLLQHQVLIRPKVQRVDGILTNDNFESKQLVQNSSETQVVKRLVSDFSINNLMKNTSSGFKLQTPLVPLNFSQEKLSGDPRDNPSAFSTSLSFKSPQTLSASTTFCEVPKHLESVVDLSARKNEVMSRGLSLLSSNQFTQVPSCKEEKKSRRDDSPRVARELKFHNYTIDSVPYLISPTKSRAFVTEKKDSDASVSEGIKKFSRPTSLSLKTGSFQRKKMCMSGMDPEGVPRFQEGGHILISPDTPRPSKAYNQTFLNGYSYTTLGLKCSTKVYFCCLSKPQPMYVIQETDPLLSMYSQWQVRPSVVDLSQSGIAPNKFLSSYDSRQKRRLCTVANSMLKSEMIVTASNRQKAVFEKPEAAHEGEIHMQSTHTTIPDSLAENEAADCPLDMSKKVPEVSRLHLECEDEFTENSQSDLETACFNPVPKEGHLDSEKNEEYSMDEEINIKNELADEPMELSTENREAPCSSKSDPECCDSMDSEGSPESLVRRITDDIRNGKKTIGRGSSPSFNVCDGEGKSTCHFCQKVFSKASQLRLHINIHYIERPFKCIECGVSFRNKGHLKKHIQSAIHLTKVNKNGTFGIPSEDNPRPFKCSDCLVAFRIHGHLAKHLRSKSHIMKLECNGKLPFGTYAEIERSGININEIDTTDCQNTLDSLKSLIIHRLGRLQREKASTWDSALSN